Within Anopheles nili chromosome 3, idAnoNiliSN_F5_01, whole genome shotgun sequence, the genomic segment ATCGACTAAAACTCACAATTAACTGATGAAATGATAAACAATGCAACTGCTACGCTACTGTGCAAATATGAATAGTATATTTCCAACacaattttctttattatGAAACATGAATATACAGTTGAATCTATTAGGCCCATTTTCTATTGGTCTTTTGGTTAGTTTTCCAACTAGAATTTGGTATTTGAACTCGAATCGTAGGTTATTTCTTGTTGAAATTGATTATAAACTTTATCAAAAACATTCCCATAAATTTGTTCTACACAAACAAGATGTAACGAAATGTAAAATTCTATAAACAAAACATGGCATTTTCATTGCAAATTTCAACTTATAGCTAATGGATAACCGCGTAATAGAGAAGCATAAGAGAAATTTttaagttatttatttattttttgataaaaagaaACTCTAAGCGCATCAAAAAAGTCAGGTAAAATACGTTAATATGCAATGTTTTAATcacgcaaacgcacacacacacacacgcatatatatatatatatatatatatatatatatatatatatatatatatatatatatatatatatatatatataaatatatatatatacatatatatatatatatatatatatatatatatatatatatatatatatatatatatatatatatatatatatatatatatatatatatatatatatctacatATCGACATCAATGCAATATTTACTCAGATTTACATTTTAGCCTTGATTTAGATTGTCTGCAAACTATACATAACACATTTAAAGTGTTTGTTCAACTGAAACATACTTCACATAAATGTGCTTTATTGTTCACATCTGATAATCTTTTCTAACATTCATCAATTCGTATACCTTGCAGACAACATAATGTCCAGTTGTAACAATTATTATAAAGATGTTTAACGCGTTGCACAAAGGAAGGCATGTACAATTATTTTTAGCAGCAAAATGTAGGGAAATCATCAACACAAGAAACATAAATGGTTCTGCAACGTGAGCCTTTTGAATTGttaaataaatatgaatattAAAAGTATTAATATATGAACAGACGCACACACAACTACAAACACATCCACCCGGGAGCGTGTATGCCCAACAAAAGTCAGTTGTTTCTACCATTGACCAATCTCTAGATTCGATGGTAGAGAAGATAGGAGGCATATGTTGCCACCCTTTCTCAGCTTCGTGGAGTCAATTAACAAAAGAGGTACCGGAACCAAACACGTGTTGCAATTCCCGATTCATGTGGGTTAGATTTTGGAGAAAGGAGGTCGATAGTCGGATAGGATAACCATCGACCGCAGGGCGTACCtgttgtttcttttgattATTGATTTTGTTATTCCGTAGTACCACCTGCTGTTCATCGTCCTTCTTAGTCGATGCTTGTAGAGCCGCTGCTTCCAAGCGCCGGCGTTGTTCATTTTCTTGATCGCAAGACTAGAAAGAACATAAGCAAATAAATGTCACAGTATAATACTTATGATAGGCTTTATGATGGCACGTAGGCAGCGCGGTAAATTGTACCTTAAATGCTCGCACGAATCGGACTAGCAACGAGAAGAATGCATTTGCATCGGCATTCCGTGATGATTCGCCAAAATATTCGATACATTCTTTGAACGATTCCTGcgatataaaaaagaaattacaGCAGTTAAGCTAATGATTTAGTTTCTATAAACCAATGCTATTTGTTAAAACAGTGATTAGTGTATTTGCAATTCACAATGTCACACTACAGTATTCGAAAAGCTTTGTTATCCGAAAATTACAAGAAACCTCTTAACCCTTATGCATATATTGCATTTACCCGTACATACCTGAGCTGTTTTACAATCTGATCgtatttttttcaacttttcttCCGAATTGGAGAGGAAATCTCGTAATACGTGACTTTGGGTTCCCTTGCCACGTAGGTCAGCCTCCTTGCGCACCGTTTCCATGCCTTTTTCCAGTTCATTTACATCCGATATTAGCATCTCAAGCGACACCTGTGCTGCTTTGTCAATGCAGAATAACTCCGTATCGAAGTTCATAAGCTCGGGGAACTTCTGTCTGATTGTAGCTACTATGTAGTGCATCAAGCTCATACGTTTATCGTTCGATTTAGTGTCCAGCAAAGTATCGAGAGACTGCAGCTTGAAGCCATAAGCTGGGCCGCGTTTGCTACTGTTGAGGTAATTCCCGAATGCCAAAATCACTTCCAGTACCGCACGGAATTTTTTGGAGGACTTTATAGAGGATGATGCGGATATGATGGAGTAAACTTGCTGTAATATTCACCAAGAGCGAGATATTTAGCATGCTTGCCTAGTGCCATAGTAAGACTGCTACTTACCGGACTGATCAGATGCAGGCTGTCGAAAAAGTTACCTATATAATTCATTATCGATAGTTTCGACGAAATTCGTTCTACTTTCGTCAGCTGCAGCATAAACTTGTCTTCCTCGGTCAATAGGTTAAGATCCTTCTTCTCTATTACGTACTCCTTGTATAGCTTTTGCTCTTGGTCGGTAGGAGTAATCTTCTGTAACAGCTCCACATTCTCCAGGGAGAGTAGCTTGAGATCGAGGTTGTTGATCGCTTTGATAACGGTATCGGCCGGCATTTCTAGCTTTCTACGAGAAATTGCTGCAAAATAGTAAacgacgatggaaaaaaagaataagctTACGCCTACATGTCACTCATATCTACTGGAATGCGAACTTTACCAATGTTTCTTAGTCTCGTGTGCTCGAGCAACGAAATGTGTTCGggttttttaaatcgtttgcTTGGGAATGCCGTCAGCCCGTCCATATCACAGTTTCCGTTGCTTACTGGGCCACCCATTCCGATCTTGAACCGTTCTTCAAAGTCAACAAAGTCGATCTGTCTGTGCAGCTTTTCGTCATCCAGCTCATTGAAGATTGTTCCGCGGACCTGGTTCGGTTTCAACGCGACCCAGTTGAGAGTGGGCAACTTATACTTAGGCTGCACCTTACGCTTAATAGTCATTGCGCCATCGGTACAGTGGATGGCGTTGTTGCCACCATGAGGTCCACCCATCGGGGGTGGCGCTGGAATGAAGGTCGGCGGTTTGGGAGGAGCTTTTGGAGGCTCACAAGTGCCGTTCGCAGACATACTGGGTGGAGCCGGAGGACagggcggtggtggaggcatTGGGGCATTTACGGATGAAGACGGAATTGGTGGTGCAGGTGGTGGAGGTATCGGTGGTGCTTGCTGCTGTCCACCCGAATTGTTTCCGGTAGGACTGAGCTCAGACAAACCTCCTTTGGCGAGCAAATTCGATACGTCAGCTATGGACGTACCCTTCGGAAGCGTTTTGGTAAGATTTTCTAATTCGAGAAGCATCGATTGTCGACTTTGAGATTCTTGTTCGTGTTGTTTTAGCGCTCGCTTAAGTTTTACGATCTCATCTTCCACCACCAGCTGCTTGTTATACAGATCGTCCCGTTCACTGCGCGTCCTACTTAGTTCAGCTTCTAGTTCCCCAATTTTGAAGAGAGCTTCGCGCTCTATCTCACTCGCTTGATCCAATGCGCGTCCCAACTCATCTTCTAGTTCGTTTACCCGTTCGAGGGCAGCCGTCTTTGTTTCGCTGTCTTCCATAAGTGCTGCAACATCAAATACATTATCGAGGTACGCTGAAATTTGAACGTGCAACTCCTCCGATTCCGTCAGCCGAAGTTTCTCGAGATACTCGTCCATTCCGAGAGCGGTGAACTCATACTGAAGATGCACGCGATAGTTCATGTCCTCCACCGAGTGCACGACGATATTCACAAATTGCATACACGCTACCATGAAGTCGATGTTGAACAGCTCGTAGTTCATGAAGTATTCCATCAGCGTCTGGAACCGGCGTTGCTCGGAGCACACTTTTTTGAAGTTATCAAACGCGAACAGAATGATTTCATGCCCTCCCTTCACCAGACATATCGCTGCTAGCAACTCCAGCACTAACGCTTTCGTACGCAGTGATTTGTGGATCAAACTCAGAGCAATGCAGTTGATAGCTTCTCGGTGTTGAATCACCATGTTGAAGCCATACTTGTTATTCATGATTGCGCGCATGCACATGATGCACACATGAATATCATCCGTTGTTAGTCCCATGTTTAATTTGGCGATGTGGCGCGACCGGCGCTTTATACTGGGGCTGTCCATCATATCGCCCAGACCGGGCCGCATGAATCCGTTCGTCGTCAACTTGTGGTTTGTCTCATTGCTGCCATACGAGCTGTTCGCCCCGATGTCTTTCGATGTGAGCCCTTCATCCGACTCGGATTTTGCCTCTAATATGCGTTGCTCGTGGCGCATCATAGACAACCGAAAACTGAGATAGTCTATCAGCGCGTCGAGTCCCTGGTTTTCTTCGTCGAGGAACTCCTTCACCCACTCAATATGGTTTGTCCGTAAGGAGATTTCAAGGTCCCGCAATACTTGTGTCGATGTTGACTCACCGACCATCTTGCGTTTCTGAAAGTGACAAAACAGAGGACCAATTCCCATCGAATTAGAGGGATTAGGAGAGTAAATAAATTGGAGAAATTTTCATAAATGATCTGACGCATGGTGAGCcattttttcagtttttttccaACCTACAATAACACAATCCAAGGCAATTAGTTATACTTTGCGTGAGAGATTcatcattgaaaaaaaacgccatcacGTAAAGCTTTCACATTTTTAAATCTCATCATGTCAGTAATAAACTAATTGCGTTTGGCTATTATCATAAAGCCGTTGCATAGCTTTATCGCACtcgaaaaatcgaaatcgatcgcttAACGTAACCGTATAACAGTGATACGGTCACAGCTGAGGATACGTTAAGCATGAATGGTTTCCCATTTAGGTAAGAAATGTAACTGGCTTTGCTTGCGCGTGTAAGCTGATCCTGAAGGTTAAGGAAGGGTTGCATCCAGACGTGCCTAGGCCCAAGAGATGGGGCTACGAGAAAGCTGATACCTAGTACTAAATTAACTCCCACAGTGCTACTCCAGCCAATGGTCAATGATGGCTTTGCTCGGAGACGGAAATGGTTTCTCGGATGTGCATACCATTCAATGATGGCACAGCTAGAGAACTTCGCGACATCACGAGAAATCAATCGTACGAATCAAGTACCATGCGTTCGGAAGAAAATGTGAAATTCAATACTGATAGTACTTACCCTATGGCTACGAGACGCCTTTGGATCGAGATAGGTTCGCAGTTTTGTAAGATAGTGTGACGGAGGATCTTTTGCATGCACCATTTCCTGTAAAGAGAGAATTACGAAGCAATGAATCATTTCAACGAAAGCAATGAATTACGAAGCAATGAATCAGGCCTATAAAAGTTGCCTTCGAAGGACAAACGATATACGCTTATACGCCTTACAGCTATGAGGCATGTTATCATTAAGCTGTCAACAATGAGAACTGGATCGAAAAATGCTATCGTACAACATACGTATAATATCGTGTGCTATTACATGGATGCTATTTATAAACTTATGAGCTGTGCGATACATTAACCCGGCACGACAATTTATCAAACATCACCAAACAGACGAATTAAAACCGTTAACGCTCGAAACCAAGGCAACGGCAGTTAGTCTTCAGTTTGCGGGGGTTTTTGTACGAATTGATGAGCCATAAATACATAATGCATAGGTCAGTATACTTACATCATGTCCCATTCGAtaatgtactaacaaaatgcGTATATTGCTCCAATAGCATACATTGTTGGTGTAGTCAGTCATCGTACAATGAATGTTTTTCAAGAGTTGAAACTAAAATCACTAGTAGAGACGCATGTCGCTTCAAAGTCGGGTTCGAAaagcacaaataaacaaaggaGAGTAAGAGCGTGCATATTCATAGCGTTGCCTCTTaactgttattattattatttcaaccCCTTTATCACTAAGCTTTAAGAAGAACACCACTGAATTGCGCGTACttcagtttttttcttgttaccATGTTTCACCATTCAGAGTCTGTACCATGAACTGGTAAAATGTACGGAAATACTCTATTGTAATTTCAATAAAGTTTATATATTTGCATGCAATTTGTctactaaaaataaaagactAGAATAAGCTTCATTCATATTCCactgcatttttcttttctgattcgatatatattttatactAAGCTAACTCTAACCAAATTTTGCTCCAGAGTATTAAGCGGGTGTGCATGTATAAAAATAATTCTGCTTCTGATGTATAACATTTGAAAATCGTGCTCTAACGAATAGCTTAATCCAAATATCAAGGGATTGTGAgaatggaaaaattaaatttatgcaGCTAATTTGATTAATTTGGGTTCAAAGTCGACCATATATGACCGACAATTTGTACAACATTATCCATTCTATATAAAGTGAAACAGCTCCATTCTACACAAAAAGTTTGCTTACCTTCTATTCTCGTTTTGATGCTTAACATTGAGCATTTTATCCGATCAATCATATGTTTGACCAGcaacaaatttatttcaaaacgtTAAGTATCGACggtatattttaaattattcagtGCTGGACAGCTCACAGTCTTGGTCAATACGATTGATTTCATAAGACAGTGAACGGTTgtggaggaataaaaaatcatgctTTCCACCAACTGATTCATTCAACATTCAAATGGGTGAAATGCAGTTTGTAGTAATTGATGCGCAGCGCGCAGTGTCGCAAGTTTCCATCTTGCAGGTATAACGCAATATATCATCGACAGGTAAGCTATTAGtaaattgcacaaaaacacattctTCTTTTCAAGAGATCGTGAGTTTCGACAGACACGCAACCTGAGTTACAGCATTTCAATGTCCATTGAAGAAATTGCGTTTTCAACAAAGGATTGAAATAAATTCCGAAAGAGATCTTCAATCATTATTGATCAATGATGATTATTATTGATCAATGATCATTATTGATCAATGATCAAAGCCAAAATGTTATACCTCGAAAACATAATTACAATGTACCTAATCGTTGTGCAATGTACAAATTGTGAGCAATCGCTTGAACGTATTTCCGAAGTAATAAAACTATTACTAAACTAGAATGTAATGTCGGATGTAATCAGAAGAAACTCTGGTTTACTTTGATTTCTTAAGATCGACTTTCCACTAGTGACGTAGTAAAATGGAGTGTTAGGAAGAAGGAAAGCTTCTTATATAAAAGAGGcagagtgaaacaaaaaaacaatcactaAAATGAAGCAAGTAGTTTGTAATTTGGTTAAAATTTGGTACAAACgcttttattacattttgtCTAATAGATTTAAACTTAACGATCTCTTCAAAATGTAGACTTCTCTAGAAACTGCAAAAATCGCTTCTCAAATGACGGCcgaatagaaaaacaaaattgaaatactGCTGCCCCCTCTTTTTCGGATTGTTATCAAATGAGCTTCTATACAATACTAGTTCAAAACTTTATCAAAAATAGCTCTACAATTGAAATAAAGTGTTATCTAACTGACATATAGTACTAATTAATaatctttattattttttacaaagttTGAATTTTTACATGTATTGCTTTATCCAAAATGTGTACAAAATTTTGAGTTGTATGCATTAATTGATGAAATCGTGAAACTCATTTAATTATCAATGTTAAGTTCAACCGATTAACAGATGCTTATAAAGTACGCGCTTATATAAATGCAAAAGTGAATGATGACTAAATCCCCAGTGCAAAAGCACACCAACTACGACAGTGTCGTAAAAAACTACCCAAGACAGCACAGCTCAGGAATAAAAAACTACGGACCATGCAATGCTAGCACAATGCTGAGAATCCggtacattttatttcaatctaATCGGATAGCTTCAACTCTCCACACACGGTAAGCTTAGCTACCAGTGCATCATAATTCATAAGCAGCTTTTGTCCGGTCTGGCGGAACAGGTCGTTTAATTGCACAATAAATCGTGTATAGCACACATACATACTCGCGTGTACATGTTTCAACGGTGAGATGAGACGCATTGGGTGTTGTCTTTTATATAAAATGAATGGCAAAGCTCAATCTGACGAAGCGATTGCAATTTATTGCAAACCTGACTTTTGCAGTGACCTTAGGTATAAACCTCAACAATGGGCTACGTATAGCACTTTCTCAGGAAAGAATAGCATCCATAAACATAGCCCATGGTTTGACACGCTAGAATCATATGCTAATAATTCAATAGCTAGTGGGCGGTTCATACATACTGTggtatatatattttacattttacaatACACTTAACTTACCTGATCACATATGATGTCCCATTTTTTCTCGTTGTCATAGTTCTTTAGTAATTTAGCCTTGTCCGGCGGAAGGTCCATCGAGGCCTGTAAACAATTGTTTGAGAGCAAGATAATTGAATGATTAGACTAAATTCACAGGCAAAGTCATAAATCATTTGATAATACGCTCTCCTCTGCGAAATTCGCTACGTAATAATTTATTCCGATTTGAgttaaaaaaatgcagcaaaccCGGGCAGAGTGTGAAATTTAAGCTATCGTTCAATTTAAACTAGCTTATGTAGTACGCGTACTGAACATAATATTTGATTGGAGTGTGttggaaacattttcacacaatcAAAACTTAACCAGAATTTGATTCATTATTTGCGTAGGCACATTTCtctacgtgcgtgcgtgatgGATTAGAAGTGAATTTCGTGATATTAACGACCTAAAATACAAAGTAACCTTGTTCGTTTCAGcatatgttttcaaattctaaCCCTGTAAACACCACACGAATCGTACGTGTACAGAAACAACACGCTATACCATAAATGAAGGTTTATGATTTGTGACGAGCATTAAGGCGACGGGTCCATCAGCAAAATGGCTTTTACTTTCGTTCaacaaacggaacaaaaatgaatgaaacggCCAGCCGGTAAAAATCGTACAAAATATCGGTACATTGCGGCAGGAACGGCGACCTACCAAAGGAAATCAGGTCACGAAGCCGCGAAGGTTTGTTATAATGTCTCACGAGGAAAAAGCTCTCGTTGCTACGGTAATACGGTACAGAACCGAGGCAAGAAAGTCGTAAAGCGCCATAGCGTTTACCCAGCGCAGCGTACTGTTTTGTCTTTGCCATCCTAATAGATGCGGAAAAATTAAACCGTAACCTCCAGATGTGCAAACCAGCTCCAGCCGCAAAACTAGACGAACAATGGTTCCTATACTATTCAGAGACCCCGTAGAAACACTATGACTAAACCCGCCATATGGCTAGCTAACTGTTTTCTTCGACGGCACTGGTACAATCGGCATCGTCGAACGCCAAATTTGCAACGTTTTCATGTTGCGGGTGACTGCTGAttccttttgctccttcgcGGTTGCGCAACGGACGATTCATTGCTAGAAACGCAAAGCTACGCGACTTGACTTGCAAATTGCTGATCGCCCCAGACTTATGACGATTGTGGATACCGTAAAACTAGTGTTCCGCTCCACGACTTTCGCATTAAGTTTGATTAAACATTTGAGAATACATATGAAAAGAATACAATTTTTAACTTAAAATATACAATTACGCAATTGGATTATGTCTACGCTGTTATGGCAAAGTACCTTCTGACTGACGAACAAGAATGAGCTCTTATGACCCTACCATAAATGTAAAATAGTTTTCGTATGCAGATAGTATAAAGGAGTACGTTATTTTAGAGTAAACCATGGAGctttgttggaaaattatttttaacataGAAAATTGGGCAAAAAGTTGTTAGATTCGttgataaatttcaataattttggTTATGCGTCAGTAGTCTTATATTATGAAATCTTATGTTTATATCTTACAAAACAGTGATGATTGattcatattttaaaatgtgatTCATATCAAACTATCAGTATTTGCCTTAACAATTAAGCGAATTGAATGTAA encodes:
- the LOC128727519 gene encoding formin-like protein — its product is MGLSSSKAVSSIAVSSNGSGADKGCGRLNKDSVIVETNYPSIPTEIHQPCSILPSPSGSSGIDTWKTSSCHVRQASIRSRNLQPMPDAGELDRRFAKVLASMDLPPDKAKLLKNYDNEKKWDIICDQEMVHAKDPPSHYLTKLRTYLDPKASRSHRKRKMVGESTSTQVLRDLEISLRTNHIEWVKEFLDEENQGLDALIDYLSFRLSMMRHEQRILEAKSESDEGLTSKDIGANSSYGSNETNHKLTTNGFMRPGLGDMMDSPSIKRRSRHIAKLNMGLTTDDIHVCIMCMRAIMNNKYGFNMVIQHREAINCIALSLIHKSLRTKALVLELLAAICLVKGGHEIILFAFDNFKKVCSEQRRFQTLMEYFMNYELFNIDFMVACMQFVNIVVHSVEDMNYRVHLQYEFTALGMDEYLEKLRLTESEELHVQISAYLDNVFDVAALMEDSETKTAALERVNELEDELGRALDQASEIEREALFKIGELEAELSRTRSERDDLYNKQLVVEDEIVKLKRALKQHEQESQSRQSMLLELENLTKTLPKGTSIADVSNLLAKGGLSELSPTGNNSGGQQQAPPIPPPPAPPIPSSSVNAPMPPPPPCPPAPPSMSANGTCEPPKAPPKPPTFIPAPPPMGGPHGGNNAIHCTDGAMTIKRKVQPKYKLPTLNWVALKPNQVRGTIFNELDDEKLHRQIDFVDFEERFKIGMGGPVSNGNCDMDGLTAFPSKRFKKPEHISLLEHTRLRNIAISRRKLEMPADTVIKAINNLDLKLLSLENVELLQKITPTDQEQKLYKEYVIEKKDLNLLTEEDKFMLQLTKVERISSKLSIMNYIGNFFDSLHLISPQVYSIISASSSIKSSKKFRAVLEVILAFGNYLNSSKRGPAYGFKLQSLDTLLDTKSNDKRMSLMHYIVATIRQKFPELMNFDTELFCIDKAAQVSLEMLISDVNELEKGMETVRKEADLRGKGTQSHVLRDFLSNSEEKLKKIRSDCKTAQESFKECIEYFGESSRNADANAFFSLLVRFVRAFKSCDQENEQRRRLEAAALQASTKKDDEQQVVLRNNKINNQKKQQEAVINELKLKAHAVREKKLLQQDEVYNGALEDILLGLKNEPYRRADAVRRSQRRRIDSNRLSRTMEEVEV